A window of Candidatus Dormiibacterota bacterium genomic DNA:
TCGGCGAGCGCGTTCGCGACGTAGACGAGAAAACGTGCGGCGCTCGCTCCGTCGATGACGCGGTGATCGTAGCTGACGCTAATCGGTAGCATGAGGCGCGGAACGAAGCGTTTCCTGTTCCAGACCGGTTTCATCGCCACGCGCGTCGCACCGAGGATCGCGACCTCGGGAGCGTTGACGATCTGGGTGAACTGCGTGCCGCCGATGCCGCCGATCGACGAGATGGTGAACGAGCCGCCGCTCATCGTGGCGAGGCCGAGCTTCCCTTCACGCGCCTTCGCCGCCAGCTCGGCTGCCTCGGCAGCGATCTCGAGCAGTCCCTTTGCGTCCGCGTTCTTGAGAACGGGAACGATGAGCCCGTCCTTCGTGTCGGCGGCGAAGCCGATGTTGTAATATTTCTTGTAGACGAGCTGGTCGCCGTCGAGCGAGCTGTTGAACTCCGGGAACTCCTTGAGCGCCGCGACGCACGCCCGTACGAGAAAGGCGAGCATCGTGAGCTTCGCGCTCTTCTTTTTTACCTGTTCCGCATTGATCTTTAGGCGAAACTTCTCGAGTCCGGTGACGTCCGCTTCGTCGTAGTTCGTGATGTGCGGAATCTGCAGCCAGTTGCGATGGAGATTCGGGCCCGCGAGGCGCCGAATGCGCGAGAGCGGCCGACGCTCGATCTGTCCGTATTGTGCGAAGTCGATCGCCGGCCACGGCGGCAGGCCGGCGCCGATTCCGCTGTTGCCCGCGGCCCCAGCGAGCGCGGCCTTGACGAAGCCCTGCACGTCCTCGCGCGTGATGCGATCGTGTGGTCCCGTTCCGGAAATTGCGTGCAAGTCCACGCCGAGCTCGCGCGCGAAGCGCCGGATCGACGGGCTCGCGTGAACGATTGCGCCATCGCTCGGTTGCGCCGGCGCCGGCTTCGACGCGGGCGCTGCTTGCGGTTGCGGTGCGGGCGCTGCTTGCGGCTGCGCAGCCGGTTGCACTGGAGCCGTGGCTGCCTCGATCGTCGCAATCACGCTTCCTTGCGAGACGGGGTCGCCGACTTTGACCTTGACCTCCGCGATCGTTCCCTCCGCCGGCGACGGGATCTCCATCGAGGCCTTTTCGCTCTCGAGCGTGATGAGGGAATCGTTGTGTTTGACGCGCTGACCGGGCTTGACGAGCACTTCGATCACCGGCACGTCCTTGAAGATGCCGATATCGGGAACGCGCAGCTCGACGATTTCCGCCACGCGCGCTACACCGTAACCGGATTGGGCTTTTCGGGATCGATCTCGTACTTCGCGAGCGCCTTTGCCGGCACGTCGCACGAGATCGCACCCTCATCTGCGAGCGAGCTGAGTGCGGCAAGCGCCACGTAGCGGCGGTCGACCTCGAAGAAGGCGCGAAGCTGCGTGCGGTAATCGCTGCGGCCGTATCCGTCGGTACCCAGCGTCGTGTAGTGTCGCGTTCCGGAGCCCGCCGGCGTGA
This region includes:
- a CDS encoding 2-oxo acid dehydrogenase subunit E2, encoding MAEIVELRVPDIGIFKDVPVIEVLVKPGQRVKHNDSLITLESEKASMEIPSPAEGTIAEVKVKVGDPVSQGSVIATIEAATAPVQPAAQPQAAPAPQPQAAPASKPAPAQPSDGAIVHASPSIRRFARELGVDLHAISGTGPHDRITREDVQGFVKAALAGAAGNSGIGAGLPPWPAIDFAQYGQIERRPLSRIRRLAGPNLHRNWLQIPHITNYDEADVTGLEKFRLKINAEQVKKKSAKLTMLAFLVRACVAALKEFPEFNSSLDGDQLVYKKYYNIGFAADTKDGLIVPVLKNADAKGLLEIAAEAAELAAKAREGKLGLATMSGGSFTISSIGGIGGTQFTQIVNAPEVAILGATRVAMKPVWNRKRFVPRLMLPISVSYDHRVIDGASAARFLVYVANALADFRRVML